A region from the Palaemon carinicauda isolate YSFRI2023 chromosome 9, ASM3689809v2, whole genome shotgun sequence genome encodes:
- the LOC137646706 gene encoding LOW QUALITY PROTEIN: Y+L amino acid transporter 2-like (The sequence of the model RefSeq protein was modified relative to this genomic sequence to represent the inferred CDS: inserted 1 base in 1 codon): MVAKSATIHPTAPSFLEPQVEILAGEVLEHPEEDPPESFKLKKQLGLMDGVAIIVGIIIGSGIFVSPKGVIQFSGSVGMSLVIWAVSGLLSMVGALCYAELGTMIPKSGGDYIYIMEAFGSLPAFLFIWMTLIIILPTSNTVMALTFANYIIKPAFMDCDESLDVPVRLIAAALVCFLTWINCTNVKLVTKVQDLFTMAKILALAIIIVAGIYQLASGHTENYKKPFEETNWSASSLSTAFYQGLFSFAGWNCLNFVVEELKDPYKTLPRAIIVSMPLVTLVYFLTNMAYFAVLEPDEVLASDAVALSFASRILGVIAWMVPIFVALSCFGSLNGXIFAASRLFFAGAREGHLPQAFALINIHRFTPVPRSGSSGEASPLV, from the exons ATGGTTGCCAAGTCAGCAACGATTCACCCAACAGCGCCGTCATTTCTCGAGCCCCAAGTCGAGATACTCGCCGGGGAGGTCCTCGAACATCCCGAGGAGGACCCTCCAGAAAGCTTCAAGCTGAAGAAGCAATTAGGACTCATGGATGGCGTGGCCATCATCGTCGGCATCATCATCGGGTCTGGCATTTTTGTGTCTCCGAAGGGCGTCATCCAGTTCAGCGGGAGCGTTGGGATGTCTTTGGTCATCTGGGCCGTGTCTGGCCTTCTTTCCATGGTCGGAGCTTTGTGTTATGCGGAGTTAG GCACGATGATCCCGAAGAGCGGCGGCGACTACATCTACATCATGGAAGCCTTCGGCTCCCTGCCTGCCTTCCTCTTCATCTGGATGACCCTGATAATCATCCTGCCAACAAGCAACACGGTCATGGCACTCACCTTCGCCAATTACATCATCAAACCAGCTTTCATGGATTGCGACGAGTCCCTGGATGTGCCAGTCAGACTCATAGCCGCGGCTCTTGTGT GTTTCTTGACATGGATCAACTGCACAAACGTCAAACTGGTTACGAAGGTCCAAGACCTCTTCACAATGGCCAAGATCTTGGCGCTGGCCATCATCATAGTGGCCGGCATATACCAGTTGGCATCGGGCCACACCGAAAATTACAAGAAACCCTTCGAGGAAACAAATTGGTCCGCCAGCTCACTTTCGACAGCCTTCTATCAAGGACTCTTTTCCTTTGCCGGGTG GAATTGTTTAAATTTTGTCGTCGAAGAACTTAAAGATCCCTACAA AACATTACCTCGGGCTATCATTGTGTCGATGCCACTGGTGACTCTAGTGTACTTCTTGACTAACATGGCATACTTTGCTGTCCTCGAACCAGATGAAGTGCTTGCTTCAGACGCCGTGGCTCTG TCCTTCGCGAGTCGTATTCTTGGCGTGATAGCTTGGATGGTGCCTATATTCGTGGCCCTTTCCTGTTTTGGAAGTCTTAATG TGATTTTCGCTGCCTCTAGGCTCTTCTTCGCTGGAGCTCGGGAAGGGCATCTACCTCAGGCATTTGCTCTCATCAATATTCATCGATTCACACCGGTGCCCCGCTCTGGTAGTTCAGGTGAGGCTTCTCCGTTGGTTTGA